gagaagagaggggcaggcgcactgcgccaccaatgataggacttttcctgggtccagactttaagttACCAGGCTacattcgcccgctgtgccccatatgctaattactatcagagcaatgaggaggagacatcagcttctctcctggacgttccttctccctgtgctgtgattggacagcgctactgcCGGAACGCCGACTAGAGAAACTGATGTttcctccccattgctctgatagtaattagcatatggagcaggagacagtaatggggaacagcgggcgaacagagcggccccattaggaataatagtaagtgctgggacatctctgggcgccgctctgtgtagtctaatacttaaagtctggacccatgtaaggtcgtctttaacacataatacaggaggcaggtgccagcAGCAAAatcgcatagccggcaccctgcctctgacagggagctgcgatcagcggcagttaacccctcaggtgcggcacctgagggattaactgccactgatctgctgccagtacctgCCTCATGTATTAAGGGTTATCATTGGTGacacagtgcgcccgcccctctcaaccccccagtattaaaatcattggtggcagtggccacagcgtCCCCTCCACttcattggtggtacagtggcagcttctggtcggagccccagcagtgtaatcctggggctccgatcatttaccatggcagccaggacactactgaagccctggctgccatagtcagctccctgcttccctgtgcacaaagcacagagcagcagggacagtgtgaggttctattcaccctgatagatctctatcagcagggccggactggccatagggcagaccgggccgcctcagggctcgagtgggtgtgccgtgactgccgggtatggcctaatcacacccctgtcactgtgactgctccgcctcctgtgacACAAAGAAGACAGACACATAGAGATACTGACTGTGTGAGACtgagtccacccccactgctccgcctcctttgctccgcctcctgtgctccgcctcccatcttccggcggccggcagcgtaatgtcgctcactccgacgtcacgcgcctgctccgccttcagTGTGGGAGGAGCAGCGCGTGCGCCATAACGTAGTGGGAGGAGCAGCGCGTGCGAcgtaacgtagtgagtgacgtcacgttatgctgccgccggccgcctagtttgaatgttgaagagcgggactggagcactgccacgccaccagcttctgcctgcccgccCCTGCGCCCCAGTAGTGCCCAACTGGCTGTCATTGTCGCGACAATTTGGAGTCCTCCTGACTGTCCCAGGCTGTAAGTTAGTGATgatagtgatagattatattagataagatagtaacttatgtaagtgagctattgagcttgtaaataaacttgtgcaaactgcaaactatatgagtagttactaactactcatatactttgcacaagtttatttacaagctcaatagctcacttacataaggaacggacgtcttactatagggtgggacactgtcagggacactgttatgggggggagagatgtgatatgtggatgatgacacatttatatatcacaagatgcttgcgctgccatatatgtgtgtcatccacagatcccccccggccacccataacagtgtcatccacagatgccccccgcatctgtgtcagattccatcattccacaatccacacagatgccgccatgccagtgtcatccacagatgcccataccagtgcgtcatccacagatgcccccataacagtgcgtcatccacagatgcccccataacagtgcgtcatccacagatgcccccataacagtgcgtcatccacagatgcccccataacagtgcgtcatccacagatgcccccataacagtgcgtcatccacagatgcccccataacagtgcgtcatccacagatgcccccataacagtgcgtcatccacagatgcccccataacagtgcgtcatccacagatgcccccataacagtgcgtcatccacagatgcccccataacagtgcgtcatccacagatgcccccataacagtgcgtcatccacagatgcccccataacagtgcgtcatccacagatgcccccataacagtgcgtcatccacagatgcccccataacagtgcgtcatccacagatgcccccataacagtgcgtcatccacagatgcccccataacagtgcgtcatccacagatgcccccataacagtgcgtcatccacagatgcccccataacagtgcgtcatccacagatgcccccataacagtgcgtcatccacagatgcccccataacagtgcgtcatccacagatgcccccataacagtgcgtcatccacagatgcccccataacagtgcgtcatccacagatgcccccataacagtgcgtcatccacagatgcccccataacagtgcgtcatccacagatgcccccataacagtgcgtcatccacagatgcccccataacagtgtgtcatccacagatgtccataacagtgtgtcatccacagatgtccataacagtgtgtcatccacagatgtccataacagtgtgtcatccacagatgtccataacagtgtgtcatccacagatgtccataacagtgcgtcatccacagatcccccataacagtgcgtcatccacagatcccccataacagtgtgtcatccacagatcccccataacagtgtgttatccacagatgtccataacagtgcgtcatccacagatgcccataacagtgtgtcatccacagatgcccccataacagtgcgtcatccacagatgcccccataacagttcgtcatccacagatgcccccataacagttcgtcatccacaggtcccccataacagtgtgttatccacaggtcccccataacagtgcgtcgtccacagatcccccatgacagtgcgtcatccacagatgcccccataacagtgagtcatccacagatgcccccataacagtgtgtcatccacagatgcccataacagtgtgtcatccacagatgcccataacagtgtgtcatccacagatgcccataacagtgtgtcatccacaggtcccccataacagtgcgtcatccacagatgcccccataacagtgcgtcatccacagatgcccccataacagtgtgtcatccacagatcccccataacagtgcgtcatccacaggtcccccataacagtgtgttatactgtcatccacaggtcccccataacagtgtgttatccacaggtcccccataacagtgcgtcgtccacagatcccccataacagtgcgcctgcgcactgaggagagacagaaaggagggcaaataatcagtggaagcaagcagaggacggcacagcagtcgactgaatagcttcttttgtaagtaaattgttttattataaatgtagtttaatgtttttttcttttattatattctggcttttgcttggttatgtatgatgctttttgataataagtaaatgtagtggtgctataatgtggaccccaggcctctctgatgtcctgcaggctgggctggcgctgtggcagcatacagttggtcaggcagcagaaaggctctggggctgtcattgtgtgctctggaactttccccttcacagccactgctatctctctctcgtacagtgcagactctgcaagaggctttccgtttgctctacAGGTTGGCTGAAGCcctcctatcttactggtggctggccctgcccctcaattgtgcttccggtgttggctccgcccctagactgaaagggggtggggcctgttgggggtcatgtgattgggctgctcagtcaaaaatgcccgggcctattttttgtctcAGTCCGGCCCtgtctatcagggtgaataggacaagggattagaagatcccaggttctggcccctaaggggtgaaatagttattaaataaaaagtgtaaaaaaactggtgaaatagttattaaatacaaatattaagtataaatcaccccctttcccaatttcacatataaaatatataaacaataaataaataaaaatatcaaatcgccacgtcagaaaagtccaaactattaaaatatttttaaaaaatctatgcggtgaacgccggaacagaaaaaataaataaaaactgcgcgattcgccattttttaaaatgtggaatgcatgtggctttttattttttatttttttgcatggttTTGAatagtattgagtatcgcaatactgttttatggtatcgaaatcgaatcaaaaatttggtatcgcaacaactctagctaCTCtagtgatccagggagttatttgactccccgattggagtcgggaaggatttttttccccctaaagtgccttcctctggatcaacttgcaggataacaggctgaactggatggacagatgtcttttttcagccttatatgctATGTTACTATGAGACAAGGTTTGCCTACACAGAgacaatacattttatatacgGAAACATCATTAATGACAAAGGGGGAGATTtctcaaactggtgtgaagtagaactggctaagttgcccaaattaaccaatcagattccacctttcattttccaaagaagctgtgaaaaattaaaggtggaatctgattggttgctatggacaactaagctaaTTCTACTATTCACCAGTTTCCTAAATATCCTCTAAAGTTTGTgaacaaatcaactttggatctatgatctgaagctcgattcgctcaagcctactgatgacccatctacagaataggtcatcagtatctgatcagtggtggtccaacacTTGGGACCCCCctccccaatcagctgtttgagaaggctttcTCCACACTCACCAAGCACcccacattgtatagcggctgtgcatggtactgcagctcagccccattcacttctacgaggCCGAACTGcgcataggccatgtgactgatgaacgtgaagTCACTGACCTAGGGAAAGCGGCAAGAAATACAtagcagccttctcaaacagctgatcagcaggggtcccacatgtcggacccccaccaatcacatactgatgacctatccagagcataaacccctttaataatgcagATTGCCTGTCATTATTTCAGCCTGTGAGCCTGCTGCTGGACGGTACTCAACCGTATTGCAACCACAACTGCACAGAGCGGTTGTACCCGAAAGGCGCCATAACAAGGGTAGAGTATGCCCAGCGCTGTGTGACACTACTGTGTGCAGGGAGAACTCGAAACGTAGCACAATGGCTGCCAGCATTAACCCCAGACACCAGTCGCACTGTCACTGCCATGCCTCACCATTTTCGCCGTCCCTGGAGCACAAACCGATAGGAAAACAGCGTGAAGATCTCCTGCTCCACGAAAGGCGTCGGACACCCGAAACGACTCTGTCACCAAGGCAACTGTCACCagccactgcgcctgcgcaaagCACGTTCAGTGCGCATGGTCGAGCTGCCGAGAACGGGTTATATGATATGTTAGCATTAAAAGGTGTTTCTAGTAACGCTAACTAGACCTTCATTAACCAAACAGCGCGACTTTTCTCCACAGTTATTATGTACCAACCAGATACCTCCGCTGCCAACGTCCGGTTTTGGTTTCGGCTTTAGAACGAGGCTTGGAACGCACACGTTTACACCGCAGAAGCCAGAAGTTGTAAGAACGCCTGGAAGTGGGACTTGCCGCAGAAAGGATGTGCACTAGAGGTGCGATTCACGTTTATATCGGAGCCCCCATCATAGCCCCGGCTGCGCCATGTGGAATAGAGGGACCCGTTTCAGAAGGCCACGCAGCAGTTTGGGAAGACATCCCATTTACTCAGAAGATGCAGGATGCGGCCTTACAAAGTGGCCACCTAATATCTTCACACCAGGTGCTGAATGGAGGTCACACTGGAAAGGCTGAGCCTGTAAGACATGCGTGTGATGGTCACCCAGTACTGGCGGAGCAGTTTGGCAGAACTTGTAACCAAGAGTGTGATTTTGGGCACAAAGTGGTTACGGATGACATAGCAATTGTTTCAGATTTGGTTTCTAGCACAGAACTCTGTCATATAACACATGCTGTACAGAAACCTGTAGGAAAGGAGGGCGAGGATCAAAATGAATACCAAGACCCTAATGTCATCGAAAGTGATGTCTGCCGTACAATATCTGCTGAAACTGAGTTCCTCGCCGTCCTGACATCTAGTCAACTTGCTGTAAAATGTCCAGACAACAACGGAACAAAAGGCGCCAATCATACTGAACTGAGTAGGTCAGAATTGATGGCACCAGATATCTTAGTGGAGGACCTCACCACAGGATCTGAATCTCAGGGAAGTTTTACCTGCTCCTCTGATCTCTTCACAACCACATCTGATGAATTGCTTAACAAAAAGTCATTTGACTCTCAGACAAAGGAGGAGGAGGGATTGTTACTAATCAAAGATGAGTCCGCTGCACTGCTAGGTAATCATGCGGATTATCTTGGGAGTGCAAGCAGCAAAAGGAAGAAAGATTTCACCGCTTCCTCGGCACCTTCTAACCATAAACAGCAATCTAAGAAATCGAAACAATCCACATCACCAGTAAAGTATACTATGGAAAGGCATGAACGTGGCCAGCCGACTCCTGGAAAGCCATTGACTCTTCTGAATCATTGctctgaaaagaacaaagactacagtatcatggtggtggtgttgcagCCCTGTCATGTAAAAGAAATCAAGGTCAAAAGTGGGCCAAGTATTGGTTCCACTCTTCCATTAGCAACAATTGTTGTTATGGACCAGTCTGAGGTTAAACAGAAAGTGTTGATGTGGAGAACTGCTGCATTTTGGAGTTTAGCTTTACTTCCCGGTGAAATAATTGTGCTGACAGATGTATCCGTTTGTGAAGATAGGTGGACGGGAGAGATTTTTCTTCAGTCTAGCTATAGAAGTAAACTAATTAATTTTGGAAGCTGTTCTTCTCTCCTCTCGGGAGAAAGCTCTCATCCTGTAGAGCGTTCTACTGTGAAGGAGTTACTAGACTACCTTCAGAAAAAGCATTCCTATTTAAGTGAGCTTTCTCCACGACAGCCCCAGAGGCTAGAACACATACACCACGTAAGCCTTGCTGATCTTCAGCCAGAATTATTAGTCCATGCCATTTTGAAGGTGAATAACATTTCCATTCTTAAGGAATCTACATATCATTTTAAAGGATTGCTGCAAAATAAAATCATTCTTACTGTTGAACAAGTCAAAGGGCAAGCAAGTACATTGGTACTGTGGGGAACGTGTGTCACATGGAGTGATCAGATCCACCTTAAAAAAGATCATATCTGGATCTTTAAATACTTACTCTGTAAGAAGAACATCATTTCAGGAGATCTGGAATTACACACTACCCCTTGGTCATCCTGTGAATGTTTGTTTGATGATGACCAAAGGGCTCTAGATTTTCGGAAGAGGTACAATATATCCTCAGCAAAGCATATGAGCCTTTTGACCATGATTGATGACAGGTATTCAGGAGAAATCCAAGTTAGAGGTAGTATAATGCAAATAGAATTTAACATTTCAGACAAGCACAAAATATTAATAAAGCATGAAACTTCCATTTCTGACATTCTGAAGTCTCTGCCTGATATTATATACACAGGGTGTGGGAAATGCAGAAGAGAGCTAAGGATTGATGACAACAATGTGTATGAGCAGTGTTACGTGTGCCTACCCTTCAACCATGTAAGAAGTTTCTATAGATCAGCACACATGACTGTGGTGGGTGACGACTGTTGTGTACGCGTCCAAGTGCCACCAGATATTCTTGAGATTGTGTTTTTAAACATCTCCCCTAACCTATTAGACAAGGTTTTTTCCAGCTGTACAGATGTCACATATGGGACAGTGGTGGCAGATCTGTGCTGCTCCCTGTTAGCACAGACTGGAGAATCTTTTGTGTTTACTATAAGAAGTCAGTTCATGCTTGATGAAAACAGCATAACATTGGAGGCGGACTTTCACCTTTCAGATTTCCATCTTGACTGTATATAAACCTTGTTAGATGACGTGATTACACACATGTACAAATACGATTGTAGCATTTGTAAAGCTgaagatttatttttataaatataagcaataaaatatgtattttcaGGCAGGTGGTTTGTCTGGTCATTATATGTattgtgagggatgagaatccacatctataaacatgtcctccatcttgtgtATATGGGAGATTTAGGTCAAGTCCTAAATGGAGCTTTCAGGGTCAAATAGACAGATGATAATAATGTCTAAAAACAAGGTCAAAGAGTTAGTTTATGTGTGTGATAGAACCCACCCCCaccccacagtttcctctcaagCAGAGCTATCTGAGCCTCACAAAGtgcggggaggggggaggaatggAAACCTACATATGGTCTGGTATGGTCACATGATCTATATCTTATAACCGCAAATGTCAtgtgatgcattttttttctgtttgaagCATATATTATTGTGATCTTGTCttttaattaaagggaacctgtcaccaggattttgtgcatagagctggggacatgggctgctagatggccgctagcacatccgcaatacccagtccccgtagctcgctgtgcttttattgtgttaaaaaacagttttgatccatatgcaaatgacctgatatgagtcctgtatctccTCCTttctggctgacgtcacagagctggagcgccgaaatctcgcgatgcgcaagctagcgcatgcgtagttcgttccctgtgctgatgccagtacagggaatgaacatgatgccgacactgcgcatgcgctagctcacgcatcgcgagatttcggcgctccagctctgtgacgtcagccagcaaggaggagatttggaggacgcggggcggtgctgggctcctttccgcttaaCTCATCTccagatacaggactcatatcaggtcatttgcatatggatcaaaacagtttttttaacacaataaaagcacagcgagctatggggactggatattgcagatgtgctagtggccatctagcagcccatgtcc
This Bufo gargarizans isolate SCDJY-AF-19 chromosome 7, ASM1485885v1, whole genome shotgun sequence DNA region includes the following protein-coding sequences:
- the SHLD2 gene encoding shieldin complex subunit 2, coding for MCTRGAIHVYIGAPIIAPAAPCGIEGPVSEGHAAVWEDIPFTQKMQDAALQSGHLISSHQVLNGGHTGKAEPVRHACDGHPVLAEQFGRTCNQECDFGHKVVTDDIAIVSDLVSSTELCHITHAVQKPVGKEGEDQNEYQDPNVIESDVCRTISAETEFLAVLTSSQLAVKCPDNNGTKGANHTELSRSELMAPDILVEDLTTGSESQGSFTCSSDLFTTTSDELLNKKSFDSQTKEEEGLLLIKDESAALLGNHADYLGSASSKRKKDFTASSAPSNHKQQSKKSKQSTSPVKYTMERHERGQPTPGKPLTLLNHCSEKNKDYSIMVVVLQPCHVKEIKVKSGPSIGSTLPLATIVVMDQSEVKQKVLMWRTAAFWSLALLPGEIIVLTDVSVCEDRWTGEIFLQSSYRSKLINFGSCSSLLSGESSHPVERSTVKELLDYLQKKHSYLSELSPRQPQRLEHIHHVSLADLQPELLVHAILKVNNISILKESTYHFKGLLQNKIILTVEQVKGQASTLVLWGTCVTWSDQIHLKKDHIWIFKYLLCKKNIISGDLELHTTPWSSCECLFDDDQRALDFRKRYNISSAKHMSLLTMIDDRYSGEIQVRGSIMQIEFNISDKHKILIKHETSISDILKSLPDIIYTGCGKCRRELRIDDNNVYEQCYVCLPFNHVRSFYRSAHMTVVGDDCCVRVQVPPDILEIVFLNISPNLLDKVFSSCTDVTYGTVVADLCCSLLAQTGESFVFTIRSQFMLDENSITLEADFHLSDFHLDCI